One part of the Bdellovibrio bacteriovorus genome encodes these proteins:
- a CDS encoding AhpC/TSA family protein, giving the protein MASTSSNTVCDISRLSQVFVTGEDQNKFKLGTFWQKAPAILIFLRHFACIACRAHAKDVWANRDKYEKAGAQIYFIGNGSPTMIKVFKEDLGLEGAWVFTDPNLESFHAAGFKRGFFSAYGFKSLSSIRKLKEQGHVAKRWSPEQGDATQLGGILVVKPGGKVTYQYISEYQGDVEEPQDYSP; this is encoded by the coding sequence ATGGCATCAACATCATCCAATACTGTTTGTGATATTTCCCGTCTTTCCCAAGTTTTTGTAACGGGGGAAGATCAAAACAAATTCAAGCTGGGAACTTTTTGGCAGAAGGCACCGGCCATTCTTATATTCTTGCGGCACTTTGCCTGTATCGCCTGCCGGGCGCATGCCAAGGATGTCTGGGCTAACCGGGACAAATATGAAAAAGCAGGAGCGCAGATCTACTTTATAGGCAACGGCTCACCGACCATGATCAAAGTTTTTAAAGAAGATCTTGGGCTGGAGGGAGCCTGGGTGTTTACCGATCCAAATTTAGAGTCCTTTCATGCGGCAGGATTCAAGCGCGGATTTTTTTCGGCCTATGGATTTAAAAGCCTCAGTTCAATCAGGAAACTCAAAGAGCAAGGTCACGTTGCCAAAAGATGGAGTCCGGAACAAGGCGATGCCACGCAGCTTGGTGGGATTCTTGTGGTGAAGCCCGGCGGGAAAGTCACTTATCAATATATCAGTGAATATCAAGGGGACGTGGAAGAGCCGCAGGACTATTCACCTTAA
- a CDS encoding low molecular weight protein-tyrosine-phosphatase, with product MKSQKLLFVCLGNICRSPTAEAVAAHLIKQRDLPWVVDSAGTSGAHDGEKADPRSILHGQRRGYELTSISRVVRESDYYDFDWILAMDASNLENLRQRCPDKTLLTKISLVTDYCSEFKVKGVPDPYYGGVDGFDHVLDILEDAIEGLIDKVQDRSDKI from the coding sequence ATGAAAAGCCAAAAATTACTCTTTGTCTGCCTGGGAAATATCTGTCGCTCCCCCACTGCTGAAGCCGTGGCGGCACATCTTATCAAACAACGGGACCTGCCTTGGGTGGTTGATTCCGCAGGAACTTCCGGAGCCCATGACGGGGAAAAAGCCGATCCGCGCAGCATTCTGCATGGACAACGCCGGGGGTATGAGCTGACAAGCATTTCCCGTGTGGTTCGGGAATCCGACTATTATGACTTTGACTGGATTCTGGCGATGGATGCCAGCAACCTTGAAAATCTGCGACAGCGCTGCCCGGACAAAACCTTGCTGACCAAGATTTCTTTGGTCACCGATTACTGTTCAGAATTCAAAGTCAAAGGCGTGCCCGATCCCTACTACGGGGGCGTCGACGGTTTTGATCATGTTCTGGATATTCTGGAAGACGCCATCGAAGGCCTGATAGACAAAGTTCAGGACCGCAGCGACAAGATTTAA
- a CDS encoding GyrI-like domain-containing protein produces MTHSFTQKADIKIVGIAVRTSNRAEMQGNGKIGSQWQKFFSEGVMQKIPNQLADGPIYAIYTDYESDVNGEYSFILGKEVSSFDNLPEGLAAKVLPASRYAAFTSKQGQMPNVVIDLWQHIWGLSPADLGAERAYKADFEIYDQRSADPQNSQVDVFLSVR; encoded by the coding sequence ATGACCCATTCATTCACACAAAAAGCAGATATTAAGATTGTCGGTATTGCCGTTCGCACCAGCAACCGCGCTGAAATGCAGGGGAATGGAAAAATCGGCTCCCAGTGGCAGAAGTTTTTCAGTGAAGGGGTGATGCAAAAGATCCCGAATCAGCTTGCCGATGGACCCATTTACGCAATTTACACTGATTATGAAAGTGATGTGAACGGCGAGTATTCGTTCATTCTTGGCAAAGAGGTTTCTTCTTTTGATAATCTTCCAGAGGGCCTGGCCGCGAAAGTGTTGCCAGCATCCCGATATGCGGCCTTCACATCGAAGCAGGGGCAGATGCCCAATGTGGTGATAGATCTTTGGCAGCACATCTGGGGTTTGAGCCCAGCGGACCTGGGAGCTGAGCGCGCCTACAAGGCAGACTTTGAGATTTATGATCAGCGCAGTGCGGATCCTCAAAACTCCCAGGTGGATGTGTTTTTGTCCGTGCGTTAA
- a CDS encoding TRASH domain-containing protein — translation MSLKKSLLVFVMGVFVILAGMISSAHAAEALEIVPNQKVCMVTNMVFPRDQIPVKQGSKTYYGCCENCKKTLAEDATARMAIDPVSGKSVDKATAVIAARADGSVIYFENKKNFEKFRTGK, via the coding sequence ATGTCCCTTAAGAAATCTCTGTTAGTCTTTGTAATGGGTGTATTTGTCATTTTGGCAGGAATGATCAGCTCGGCACACGCCGCCGAAGCACTGGAGATCGTGCCAAATCAAAAGGTCTGCATGGTCACCAATATGGTGTTCCCGCGTGACCAGATCCCGGTTAAGCAGGGAAGTAAGACTTATTATGGCTGTTGTGAAAACTGCAAAAAGACCCTGGCTGAAGATGCCACGGCTCGCATGGCCATCGACCCGGTATCAGGAAAGTCCGTGGACAAGGCAACGGCCGTGATTGCAGCTCGTGCCGATGGTTCTGTGATTTACTTCGAGAATAAAAAGAACTTCGAAAAGTTCCGCACCGGCAAGTAA
- a CDS encoding KpsF/GutQ family sugar-phosphate isomerase, whose product MSKVIQQGLKVLEVEAQAILALKERLGDSFEQVVKMITACEGKIVLTGMGKSGQIARKLASTFSSTGTPAVFLHPAESSHGDLGLVENNDVVIALSYGGESPEFAGILRFVSRKGIPLIAITGKPESSLAKAAQVTLNVHVSEEACPLGLAPTASSTATLAMGDAVAMAVMAEKGFSSEDFAEFHPGGSLGYRLLTRVRDVMHGGDALPTVTLETPVRQVFSIMTHKDVRGAAGIVDEKGDLVGVITDGDIRRRLEKSNDPLTGLAKDLMTTNPRTIDANELAEKALFVMEQFQIQMVFVLDKESANPRKPVGILHIQDLLRAKVR is encoded by the coding sequence ATGTCCAAAGTTATTCAACAGGGTCTGAAAGTTCTAGAGGTTGAGGCCCAGGCCATTCTGGCATTGAAAGAGCGCCTTGGTGACTCTTTCGAACAAGTGGTGAAAATGATCACAGCCTGTGAGGGTAAAATTGTTCTGACGGGCATGGGTAAATCCGGCCAGATCGCCAGAAAACTTGCCAGCACCTTTTCTTCCACAGGAACTCCGGCGGTGTTTCTGCACCCGGCAGAAAGTTCGCACGGGGATCTGGGACTTGTTGAAAACAACGACGTGGTGATTGCGCTGTCTTATGGCGGTGAGTCCCCTGAGTTCGCGGGCATCTTAAGATTTGTTTCCCGCAAAGGCATTCCCCTGATCGCAATCACCGGCAAACCAGAATCGTCTTTGGCGAAAGCCGCTCAAGTCACTTTGAACGTTCATGTTTCAGAAGAGGCTTGTCCTCTGGGGCTTGCTCCCACAGCCAGCAGTACAGCAACCCTTGCGATGGGGGATGCGGTGGCGATGGCCGTGATGGCGGAAAAAGGCTTCAGCTCTGAAGACTTTGCGGAATTCCATCCGGGCGGAAGCCTTGGTTATCGCCTTCTGACCCGCGTTCGGGATGTCATGCACGGCGGGGACGCTTTGCCGACAGTGACTCTGGAGACACCTGTTCGCCAGGTGTTTTCGATCATGACCCACAAGGATGTTCGCGGGGCCGCAGGTATCGTTGATGAAAAAGGTGATTTGGTCGGGGTGATCACGGATGGTGATATTCGTCGCCGTCTGGAAAAATCCAATGATCCGCTGACGGGTCTTGCCAAGGATCTTATGACCACCAATCCAAGAACCATTGATGCGAATGAACTGGCGGAAAAAGCCCTGTTCGTGATGGAGCAGTTCCAGATTCAAATGGTCTTCGTTCTGGATAAAGAGTCCGCAAATCCACGCAAACCCGTGGGCATCCTGCACATCCAGGACCTGTTGCGCGCCAAAGTCCGTTAA
- a CDS encoding CTP synthase, with product MAKRKTTTKKVSTAKSTKKALKQKFIFVTGGVVSSIGKGLTAASLGALLEGRGHKVTIMKFDPYLNVDPGTMSPLQHGEVYVTEDGAETDLDLGHYERFTSALMNRSNSVSTGQIYDTVLNRERRGDYLGGTVQVIPHITEEIKARIYEAAQGSEIILVEIGGTVGDIESQPFLEAIRQMRIDVGHENSVLVHVTYVPYIAAAGELKSKPTQHSVKELREIGLQPDFLVCRSEKVIDENLKAKIGLFCSVKPENVIAAQDSRFIYEVPLALHKEKLDELIVARLGLSAGKLNMKGWQNLVKILGNPSHTVKIGVVGKYVDLKESYKSLHEALVHGGVANNARVEIIYVDSEKVTDKTVHSLLGKVDGILVPGGFGTRGVEGKITAIKYAREKRVPFFGICFGMQLSAIEFARNVCGIKDATSREFHAENKRTGNFVIDSMAEQRGVINKGGTMRLGAFPCAIASGSRAHQVYKASSIMERHRHRFEFNNKYKDLFEKNGMMASGICKERDLVEIVELPDHPWFVGVQFHPEFKSKPLAPHPLFVHFVKASLKKK from the coding sequence CCTCGATTGGCAAAGGACTGACAGCTGCCAGCCTTGGGGCTTTGCTGGAAGGCCGCGGTCACAAAGTGACCATCATGAAATTTGACCCTTATTTGAACGTGGATCCGGGCACCATGTCGCCATTGCAGCACGGTGAAGTGTATGTGACTGAAGACGGGGCTGAAACCGATCTGGATCTGGGCCACTATGAGCGCTTTACATCCGCGCTGATGAACCGCTCGAACTCGGTTTCCACCGGTCAGATTTATGACACGGTTTTGAACCGCGAGCGTCGCGGTGATTATCTGGGCGGAACTGTGCAGGTCATCCCGCACATCACCGAAGAAATCAAAGCCCGCATTTATGAAGCCGCTCAGGGCAGTGAAATCATTCTGGTGGAAATCGGCGGGACTGTCGGGGATATTGAAAGTCAGCCGTTCCTTGAAGCCATTCGTCAGATGCGCATTGATGTGGGCCATGAAAATTCGGTTCTGGTGCATGTGACCTATGTGCCGTACATCGCGGCGGCGGGAGAGTTGAAGTCCAAGCCGACCCAGCACTCGGTGAAAGAGCTGCGTGAAATCGGTTTGCAGCCGGATTTCCTGGTTTGTCGCAGTGAAAAAGTTATTGATGAAAATCTGAAAGCCAAAATCGGTTTGTTCTGTTCCGTGAAGCCGGAAAACGTTATCGCCGCTCAGGACAGCCGCTTCATTTACGAAGTGCCTTTGGCATTGCACAAAGAAAAACTGGATGAGCTGATCGTGGCACGTCTGGGACTTTCTGCCGGCAAGCTGAACATGAAGGGCTGGCAGAATCTGGTGAAGATTCTGGGGAACCCAAGTCATACCGTAAAAATCGGTGTGGTCGGCAAGTATGTGGATTTGAAAGAATCCTACAAGTCCCTGCATGAGGCTCTGGTTCACGGTGGGGTTGCCAACAACGCCCGCGTGGAAATCATTTATGTGGATTCTGAAAAGGTCACTGACAAGACCGTGCATTCTTTATTGGGCAAGGTTGACGGCATTCTGGTTCCGGGGGGCTTTGGCACCCGTGGTGTGGAAGGTAAAATCACGGCCATCAAGTATGCTCGTGAAAAACGTGTTCCATTCTTTGGTATCTGCTTTGGTATGCAGTTGTCGGCGATTGAGTTTGCGCGCAACGTGTGTGGTATCAAAGATGCCACCAGCCGTGAATTCCACGCTGAAAACAAACGCACTGGCAACTTCGTGATTGATTCCATGGCCGAGCAGCGCGGAGTGATCAATAAGGGCGGCACCATGCGCTTGGGCGCTTTCCCGTGTGCGATTGCCTCGGGTTCCCGCGCTCATCAGGTGTACAAGGCGTCCTCTATCATGGAACGTCACCGTCACCGCTTTGAATTCAACAACAAATATAAAGACCTGTTTGAAAAGAACGGCATGATGGCTTCCGGGATCTGCAAAGAGCGTGACCTGGTCGAGATCGTGGAACTTCCTGATCATCCGTGGTTTGTCGGCGTGCAGTTCCATCCGGAATTCAAGTCAAAACCCTTGGCTCCGCATCCGCTCTTCGTGCATTTTGTTAAAGCAAGCCTGAAGAAGAAGTAA